The window CGATGAAAATGAATCCAAAATAGTATTAAATGCCTGGTTTAAAACTGAACAACACCCTGTTGTAGAAGTAAATCGATCAACTTTTATTTTTGACAAAAGAGGAACTGACATCATTCAAAATGCAGAAGTAATCTTGTTTGAAAATAACGAGGATATTGGCTTTTTGGAGCACTTTGGTTCAGGTTTTTATCAGAATGAAAACATTAAAATTAAACCCGATACAGAATACAAGATCGTTGCGAAAGTTGATGGTTTTGAAGATGTTACAGCAATCGAAAAATCATTAATGAAATTTAATGATAGTGAATATGAATTTGAATATGAATCGTTTTCAAACCCTGCTGGAAGTAATTATCAATCGCTATCAGATATTAAAATAACCCTGAAAGATAATAGCTCATCAGAAGACATCTACCTTTTCTTGGTAAAAGACACCAATAAAAGTTGGAGTAATGAGAATCCATACGACACGCTCTACAATGAATTTATTACCAATCTAAACTCATCCGATACTCAAATCGAGTATATCTATTCACCAGGTTTAGGGCAAATGCAAATTCTAAGAGATGAATTGTTTAATGGGAATGATTACACCATAAATTTCAGAACTAATGATTTAAGAAAATATGAATACAGTGATGAGGAACGCAGCTATATTTCTCAAAATGTAATTGAAATTCATAAAATTAGTAAATCCTTTTATTTGTATTTAAAAAGCATTGAAAATAATCAATATCCCGACCCCTTTACCGAGCCATCTCAAATTTACACGAATGTTGAAAATGGATATGGTATTTTGGCTACTTCTACAGTAAGTAGAATACAAGTTGATGAATTTACTGAAGAACTCAATGAATAATAATCTTGGTAAATATTTAATAATAATAGGCGGACTTATCATATTAGTCGGAATTTTGATCTACTTTTTCCATGATAAACTTCAATGGTTAGGAAACCTACCTGGAGATATTAGAATTGAAAGAGAAAATTTCAGGTTTTACTTTCCTTTGACCACCATGTTACTCGCCAGTTTGGTGATTTCAATTTTAATACGCTTATATAGATATTTCTTCTAATGAAAAA is drawn from Marivirga arenosa and contains these coding sequences:
- a CDS encoding DUF4249 domain-containing protein; this encodes MKNNLKFILFSLILLSACQKEVDLKIDENESKIVLNAWFKTEQHPVVEVNRSTFIFDKRGTDIIQNAEVILFENNEDIGFLEHFGSGFYQNENIKIKPDTEYKIVAKVDGFEDVTAIEKSLMKFNDSEYEFEYESFSNPAGSNYQSLSDIKITLKDNSSSEDIYLFLVKDTNKSWSNENPYDTLYNEFITNLNSSDTQIEYIYSPGLGQMQILRDELFNGNDYTINFRTNDLRKYEYSDEERSYISQNVIEIHKISKSFYLYLKSIENNQYPDPFTEPSQIYTNVENGYGILATSTVSRIQVDEFTEELNE
- a CDS encoding DUF2905 domain-containing protein translates to MNNNLGKYLIIIGGLIILVGILIYFFHDKLQWLGNLPGDIRIERENFRFYFPLTTMLLASLVISILIRLYRYFF